One Acanthochromis polyacanthus isolate Apoly-LR-REF ecotype Palm Island chromosome 6, KAUST_Apoly_ChrSc, whole genome shotgun sequence DNA segment encodes these proteins:
- the LOC110946351 gene encoding glucose-induced degradation protein 8-B homolog, translated as MMSYAEKPEDITKEEWMDKLNNVHIQRADMNRLIMNYLVTEGFKEAAEKFRMESGIEPSVDLDSLDERIKIREMILKGQIQEAIALINSLHPELLDTNRYLYFHLQQQHLIELIRLRETESALEFAQTQLAEQGEESRECLTEMERTLALLAFDNPEESPFGDLLNMMQRQKVWSEVNQAVLDYENRESTPKLAKLLKLLLWAQNELDQKKVKYPKMTDLSTGTIEDPK; from the exons ATGATGAGTTATGCTGAAAAGCCAGAGGACATCACAAAAGAAGAGTGGATGGATAAATTAAACAACGTTCACATACAGAGGGCAGACATGAATCGGCTCATTATGAATTACCTGGTGACAG agGGTTTCAAAGAGGCAGCGGAGAAGTTTCGGATGGAGTCTGGTATCGAACCGAGTGTGGACCTGGACTCTTTGGATGAAAGGATAAAGATTAGAGAGATGATCCTGAAAGGCCAGATACAGGAAGCTATTGCACTCATCAACAGCCTACACCCAGAGCTGCTTGACACCAATCGATACTTATATTTTCACCTGCAG cagcagcatttgatCGAATTAATCAGGCTAAGAGAGACTGAGTCAGCGCTGGAGTTCGCTCAGACACAGCTGGCGGAGCAGGGGGAGGAGAGCCGAGAGTGTCTGACAGAGATGGAGCGAACATTAGCCCTCCTGGCCTTTGACAACCCAGAAGAGTCACCTTTTGGAGACCTGCTCAACATGATGCAGCGGCAAAAG GTGTGGAGTGAGGTGAACCAAGCTGTGCTGGACTATGAAAACAGGGAGTCAACGCCCAAACTGGCTAAACTCCTGAAGTTGCTGCTGTGGGCTCAGAATGAGCTGGACCAGAAGAAGGTCAAATATCCCAAAATGACTGACCTTAGCACGGGCACCATCGAGGATCCCAAGTGA